One region of Zerene cesonia ecotype Mississippi chromosome 15, Zerene_cesonia_1.1, whole genome shotgun sequence genomic DNA includes:
- the LOC119832705 gene encoding diphthine methyltransferase isoform X1, with protein sequence MVSWSTKHRWHTGYSADSVEWCPVEPFTDVLVCGTYQLDKSDEDQNVVKQKRLGRSYLFKINKNTPELCPVQSIDTSGILDQKWCYHRINDCPVLGIVTSEGCLQLYKLEDNDGTLNLNLWLETSIGENILALSLDWSTNKMTGVKPCVVVSDSGGNVTVWRVDGSLVKIGGWKAHDFEAWIGAFNYWNENVLYSGGDDCVFKCYDLRSPDAVMMNRCHEAGVTSVRYNIDVEHQLLTGSYDEKVRLWDARQLKRCINETDVCGGVWRLKWHPYNNNYILAACMYGGFRLLRLEEKINILYEYLEHESIAYGADWQFDNSLSMVATCSFYDCNMHIGEIVFDE encoded by the exons ATGGTGTCATGGAGCACAAAACACCGGTGGCACACGGGCTACAGCGCGGACTCGGTGGAGTGGTGCCCTGTTGAGCCCTTCACGGATGTCTTGGTCTGTGGTACATACCAGCTAGATAAGAGCGATGAag ACCAAAACGTTGTAAAACAAAAGAGACTGGGTAGatcttacttatttaaaattaataaaaataccccAGAACTATGTCCCGTTCAGAGCATAGACACATCTGGTATATTAGACCAAAAATGGTGTTATCATCGCATCAACGACTGCCCTGTGCTTGGCATCGTGACGTCAGAGGGTTGCCTccagctttataaattagaagaCAACGATGgaacattaaatttgaatcTTTGGCTGGAAACTTCGATtggtgaaaatattttagcgCTCTCACTTGATTGGTCGACGAATAAAATGACAGGTGTGAAGCCATGTGTTGTTGTAAGTGACTCGGGCGGAAATGTGACGGTTTGGCGGGTAGATGGAAGCCTGGTGAAGATAGGCGGTTGGAAAGCGCATGATTTTGAAGCCTGGATCGGTGCTTTTAATTATTGGAATGAGAACGTGCTGTATTCAG GCGGTGATGACTGCGTGTTCAAATGTTACGATTTGAGGTCTCCGGATGCTGTGATGATGAACCGGTGTCACGAGGCCGGTGTGACGTCAGTGAGGTATAACATCGATGTGGAACATCAGCTGCTAACTGGGAG TTACGATGAGAAAGTTCGACTATGGGACGCAAGGCAACTAAAACGTTGCATCAATGAAACAGACGTATGCGGCGGAGTGTGGCGACTAAAATGGCAtccatacaataataattatattttagcgGCCTGTATGTACGGCGGCTTTCGGCTCCTCCGtttagaagaaaaaataaatattctctaTGAATATTTGGAACATGAGAGTATTGCGTATGGCGCGGATTGGCAATTTGATAACTCATTATCTATGGTAGCTACATGTTCGTTTTACGACTGTAATATGCATATAGGAGAAATCGTTTTTGATGAATAG
- the LOC119832703 gene encoding proteoglycan 4-like isoform X2 has protein sequence MSGGSQHNPNGRQSQLGSGWSPLQVANLLARAPQAHMASERGVTWHTPTPPPHLYHVPAPSPPDPLQAMKAGGNSVFRHTATPPELYRHTPTPPDKHLLRHTPSPGDVKAGSAIPPADLYPHLGPSRDKLVRAEELLAYARGGVDLTVGSRGANGSPAPHAAPALSVRDAPTINSLIARAAPHARPSHARVDALLERLSAAPAPASPHSVIVHSRAAPTPSPPSSNEDSADSCGAPPGSKRKRKPERTIRVPVPPPPSEQPRAPHAAAPSPAPAPCPAAPAAAPAAPRAPTPHTPTPPRGTPTLPLENGDAHAHNGPHKPDKPPSPPPQPEPHARRKTRADSAETIDDIAAMIANTESRDIPEPPPLPIEPDTPVTIDKLKSVLASPEPEKSPPHEKPPEITPKSPPKSPPKSPKETLKSPPKKDDLEPPPTAAAPRRRSARTNSESTNVPVESPSEAKPAEPEASETKTAEPTSASFVEVENQLEKMFAGIEEVPAESKVEEKATKARKRRKSAPTKGEKKASKRSSRRSTGDEPARRKVARKKMGNKKEAVKDAYDSGSNASSSRSRGPYIQIVGPRDSPVSVSVVNATDEERRGGEEWRGVRARGLHASTLGLRYDAATPDATWRCAFCERGPHAAGLGDLFGPYTAPLACAEYRALDEASQQRFPSVEGGVEVWFHEACAVWAPGLVAAGARVWGLATAVWTSRASKCAHCSVSGAPIACATRTCRARAHLPCAMANNWQLDNEKFCAICPRHA, from the exons GTGGCCAACCTACTGGCGCGCGCCCCGCAAGCGCACATGGCGTCGGAGCGCGGCGTGACGTGGCACACGCCGACGCCGCCGCCCCACCTCTACCATGTGCCGGCGCCTTCGCCCCCGGACCCCTTGCAA GCGATGAAAGCGGGCGGCAACTCGGTGTTCCGGCACACGGCGACGCCGCCGGAACTCTACCGGCACACGCCCACGCCACCGGATAAACATTTGTTGAG GCATACACCGTCACCTGGTGATGTCAAAGCCGGTTCGGCGATACCACCTGCAGATTTGTACCCGCATTTAGGACCTAGCAGAG ATAAGCTGGTGCGCGCGGAGGAGCTGCTCGCGTACGCGCGCGGCGGCGTCGACCTGACGGTGGGGTCGCGCGGCGCGAACGGCTCGCCCGCGCCGCACGCCGCGCCCGCGCTGTCCGTCCGCGACGCGCCGACGATCAACAGCCTGatcgcgcgcgccgcgccgcacGCGCGTCCGTCGCACGCGCGCGTCGACGCGCTACTGGAGCGGCTGTCGGCGGCGCCGGCGCCCGCGTCGCCGCACTCGGTGATCGTGCACTCCCGCGCCGCGCCCACGCCGTCGCCGCCGTCTTCCAACGAG GATTCAGCCGACTCGTGCGGCGCGCCGCCCGGCTCAAAGCGGAAGCGGAAACCGGAGCGTACGATACGCGTGCCCGTGCCGCCGCCGCCGAGCGAGCAGCCGCGCGCCCCGCACGCCGCCGCCCCCTCTCCCGCCCCCGCGCCCTGCCCCGCCGCACCCGcggccgcgcccgccgcgccgcgcgcccCCACCCCGCACACGCCCACCCCGCCGCGCGGCACGCCCACGCTCCCTCTGGAGAACGGcgacgcgcacgcgcacaaCGGCCCGCACAAGCCGGACAAGCCGCCCTCCCCCCCGCCGCAGCCCGAGCCGCACGCGCGCAGAAAAACCCGCGCCGACTCCGCCGAGACCATAGACGACATCGCCGCCATGATCGCGAACACGGAGAGCAGAGACATACCTGAACCCCCGCCGCTGCCCATCGAACCGGACACTCCCGTCACCATTGACAAATTGAAAAGTGTTCTAGCCAGCCCCGAACCGGAGAAGTCGCCGCCGCACGAGAAACCACCAGAGATAACGCCCAAATCGCCCCCAAAGTCGCCGCCCAAGTCGCCCAAGGAAACGCTGAAGTCACCACCGAAAAAAGATGATTTGGAACCACCTCCGACAGCCGCGGCGCCCAGACGTAGAAGCGCGAGGACGAATTCTGAGTCGACTAACGTTCCCGTCGAGTCACCGTCTGAGGCCAAGCCAGCGGAGCCAGAAGCGAGCGAAACAAAAACGGCAGAACCAACATCAGCGAGTTTTGTTGAAGTCGAAAACCAGTTAGAGAAAATGTTTGCGGGTATAGAGGAGGTCCCGGCGGAATCTAAGGTGGAAGAAAAGGCAACAAAAGCGAGAAAGAGACGGAAATCGGCGCCCACTAAAGGGGAGAAGAAAGCGTCGAAACGGTCTAGTAGACGGTCCACGGGAGACGAGCCGGCTAGACGGAAGGTCGCGAGGAAAAAGATGGGAAATAAAAAGGAGGCAGTCAAGGATGCTTATGATTCTGGGAGTAATGCCAGTTCTAGTCGATCGAGAGGCCCATATATACAG atcGTCGGTCCGCGCGACTCGCCCGTCTCCGTGTCCGTGGTGAACGCGACGGACGAGGagcggcgcggcggcgaggAGTGGCGCGgcgtgcgcgcgcgcggcCTGCACGCCAGCACGCTCGGCCTGCGCTACGACGCCGCCACGCCGGACGCCACGTGGCGCTGCGCGTTCTGCGAGCGCGGCCCGCACGCCGCCGGCCTCGGCGACCTGTTCGGCCCCTACACCGCGCCCCTCGCCTGCGCCGAGTATAG AGCGTTAGATGAAGCGTCCCAGCAGCGCTTCCCCAGCGTGGAGGGCGGCGTGGAGGTGTGGTTCCACGAGGCGTGCGCCGTGTGGGCGCCGGGGCTGGtggcggcgggcgcgcgcgTTTGGGGCCTCGCCACCGCCGTGTGGACCTCCCGGGCCTCAAAGTGCGCGCACTGCTCCGTGTCCGGGGCCCCCATCGCCTGTGCCACCAGAACTTGCCGCGCCCGGGCCCACCTCCCCTGTGCTATGGCCAATAACTGGCAATTAGACAATGAGAAGTTCTGTGCGATCTGCCCCCGCCACGCCTAG
- the LOC119832703 gene encoding proteoglycan 4-like isoform X1 has product MSGGSQHNPNGRQSQLGSGWSPLQLQVANLLARAPQAHMASERGVTWHTPTPPPHLYHVPAPSPPDPLQAMKAGGNSVFRHTATPPELYRHTPTPPDKHLLRHTPSPGDVKAGSAIPPADLYPHLGPSRDKLVRAEELLAYARGGVDLTVGSRGANGSPAPHAAPALSVRDAPTINSLIARAAPHARPSHARVDALLERLSAAPAPASPHSVIVHSRAAPTPSPPSSNEDSADSCGAPPGSKRKRKPERTIRVPVPPPPSEQPRAPHAAAPSPAPAPCPAAPAAAPAAPRAPTPHTPTPPRGTPTLPLENGDAHAHNGPHKPDKPPSPPPQPEPHARRKTRADSAETIDDIAAMIANTESRDIPEPPPLPIEPDTPVTIDKLKSVLASPEPEKSPPHEKPPEITPKSPPKSPPKSPKETLKSPPKKDDLEPPPTAAAPRRRSARTNSESTNVPVESPSEAKPAEPEASETKTAEPTSASFVEVENQLEKMFAGIEEVPAESKVEEKATKARKRRKSAPTKGEKKASKRSSRRSTGDEPARRKVARKKMGNKKEAVKDAYDSGSNASSSRSRGPYIQIVGPRDSPVSVSVVNATDEERRGGEEWRGVRARGLHASTLGLRYDAATPDATWRCAFCERGPHAAGLGDLFGPYTAPLACAEYRALDEASQQRFPSVEGGVEVWFHEACAVWAPGLVAAGARVWGLATAVWTSRASKCAHCSVSGAPIACATRTCRARAHLPCAMANNWQLDNEKFCAICPRHA; this is encoded by the exons TTACAGGTGGCCAACCTACTGGCGCGCGCCCCGCAAGCGCACATGGCGTCGGAGCGCGGCGTGACGTGGCACACGCCGACGCCGCCGCCCCACCTCTACCATGTGCCGGCGCCTTCGCCCCCGGACCCCTTGCAA GCGATGAAAGCGGGCGGCAACTCGGTGTTCCGGCACACGGCGACGCCGCCGGAACTCTACCGGCACACGCCCACGCCACCGGATAAACATTTGTTGAG GCATACACCGTCACCTGGTGATGTCAAAGCCGGTTCGGCGATACCACCTGCAGATTTGTACCCGCATTTAGGACCTAGCAGAG ATAAGCTGGTGCGCGCGGAGGAGCTGCTCGCGTACGCGCGCGGCGGCGTCGACCTGACGGTGGGGTCGCGCGGCGCGAACGGCTCGCCCGCGCCGCACGCCGCGCCCGCGCTGTCCGTCCGCGACGCGCCGACGATCAACAGCCTGatcgcgcgcgccgcgccgcacGCGCGTCCGTCGCACGCGCGCGTCGACGCGCTACTGGAGCGGCTGTCGGCGGCGCCGGCGCCCGCGTCGCCGCACTCGGTGATCGTGCACTCCCGCGCCGCGCCCACGCCGTCGCCGCCGTCTTCCAACGAG GATTCAGCCGACTCGTGCGGCGCGCCGCCCGGCTCAAAGCGGAAGCGGAAACCGGAGCGTACGATACGCGTGCCCGTGCCGCCGCCGCCGAGCGAGCAGCCGCGCGCCCCGCACGCCGCCGCCCCCTCTCCCGCCCCCGCGCCCTGCCCCGCCGCACCCGcggccgcgcccgccgcgccgcgcgcccCCACCCCGCACACGCCCACCCCGCCGCGCGGCACGCCCACGCTCCCTCTGGAGAACGGcgacgcgcacgcgcacaaCGGCCCGCACAAGCCGGACAAGCCGCCCTCCCCCCCGCCGCAGCCCGAGCCGCACGCGCGCAGAAAAACCCGCGCCGACTCCGCCGAGACCATAGACGACATCGCCGCCATGATCGCGAACACGGAGAGCAGAGACATACCTGAACCCCCGCCGCTGCCCATCGAACCGGACACTCCCGTCACCATTGACAAATTGAAAAGTGTTCTAGCCAGCCCCGAACCGGAGAAGTCGCCGCCGCACGAGAAACCACCAGAGATAACGCCCAAATCGCCCCCAAAGTCGCCGCCCAAGTCGCCCAAGGAAACGCTGAAGTCACCACCGAAAAAAGATGATTTGGAACCACCTCCGACAGCCGCGGCGCCCAGACGTAGAAGCGCGAGGACGAATTCTGAGTCGACTAACGTTCCCGTCGAGTCACCGTCTGAGGCCAAGCCAGCGGAGCCAGAAGCGAGCGAAACAAAAACGGCAGAACCAACATCAGCGAGTTTTGTTGAAGTCGAAAACCAGTTAGAGAAAATGTTTGCGGGTATAGAGGAGGTCCCGGCGGAATCTAAGGTGGAAGAAAAGGCAACAAAAGCGAGAAAGAGACGGAAATCGGCGCCCACTAAAGGGGAGAAGAAAGCGTCGAAACGGTCTAGTAGACGGTCCACGGGAGACGAGCCGGCTAGACGGAAGGTCGCGAGGAAAAAGATGGGAAATAAAAAGGAGGCAGTCAAGGATGCTTATGATTCTGGGAGTAATGCCAGTTCTAGTCGATCGAGAGGCCCATATATACAG atcGTCGGTCCGCGCGACTCGCCCGTCTCCGTGTCCGTGGTGAACGCGACGGACGAGGagcggcgcggcggcgaggAGTGGCGCGgcgtgcgcgcgcgcggcCTGCACGCCAGCACGCTCGGCCTGCGCTACGACGCCGCCACGCCGGACGCCACGTGGCGCTGCGCGTTCTGCGAGCGCGGCCCGCACGCCGCCGGCCTCGGCGACCTGTTCGGCCCCTACACCGCGCCCCTCGCCTGCGCCGAGTATAG AGCGTTAGATGAAGCGTCCCAGCAGCGCTTCCCCAGCGTGGAGGGCGGCGTGGAGGTGTGGTTCCACGAGGCGTGCGCCGTGTGGGCGCCGGGGCTGGtggcggcgggcgcgcgcgTTTGGGGCCTCGCCACCGCCGTGTGGACCTCCCGGGCCTCAAAGTGCGCGCACTGCTCCGTGTCCGGGGCCCCCATCGCCTGTGCCACCAGAACTTGCCGCGCCCGGGCCCACCTCCCCTGTGCTATGGCCAATAACTGGCAATTAGACAATGAGAAGTTCTGTGCGATCTGCCCCCGCCACGCCTAG